The following coding sequences are from one Brienomyrus brachyistius isolate T26 chromosome 2, BBRACH_0.4, whole genome shotgun sequence window:
- the susd1 gene encoding sushi domain-containing protein 1 isoform X1, translating to MRKDRMFWSTAALSMVFLIHFGFTISTVGMQGVDVCATCHINATCEEKADGHKVCNCMYGFVGNGRTHCQDKDECQIGANKICGNHTACHNTYGSFYCTCLTGYHPSNNMATFIPNDGTFCDDIDECRVQGICGEGAHCSNVQGSFNCRCQVGYRLENGQEPFRPSHDKSHCTAVDCGPPRSAGRAILLSFTGTSYLSQAVFGCSEGFRWKSGNTAAVCGAERVWEGPSLVCEEIKCGDPPVLPHATHQWNGSTAVGTKVEYLCNEGLRPVGGEHTSICGGRGTWTNVTLQCKEVDCGEPPSFPHAAMLWNQSSRVGAQVHYQCCAGFYNAGKGNVSLCTADGYWDPVDILCQEVDCGEPPSLPHAAMLWNQSSRVGAQVHYQCRVGFYNAGKGNVSLCTADGYWDPVDILCQEVDCGEPPSFPHAAMLWNQSSRVGAQVHYQCCAGFYNAGKGNVSLCTTDGYWDPVDILCQEVDCGEPPSFPHAAMLWNQSSRVGAQVHYQCCAGFYNAGKGNVSLCTADGYWDPVNILCQEVDCGEPPSLPHAAMLWNQSSRVGAQVHYQCRAGFYNAGKGNVSLCTAGGYWDPVDILCQEVDCGEPPSFPHAAMLWNQSSRVGAQVHYQCRVGFYNAGKGNVSLCTADGYWDPVDILCQALCGPAPQLLHAVVEWQNGTVAVHRCQDGYRSRTGSNISVCDHAQTWHAATLICREVKPPISKVEVFNESCLRWKAEMNGGNQEHYTVQFVGSRAYQKAFQDKQMLVFKSGANRPELCMNLLPGTNYSINITAQTANFSLTVSANTSIQAPPVPHVTFRDVEGSCPTLGLHRTIHPQDAISVYQVFVLLLEGKVVFDCSSPRTPHFYGCREPCQEYITAEVQLAATGRKLFFTVGDQQWYGGYYNAPLENGKDYYIILRAVSQWAGVRKQYCVIWAKVKGASYIIESVTLLTGGSIGLVAFIVLLGYSYTWYCKKQ from the exons ATGAGGAAGGACAGAATGTTCTGGAGCACAGCAGCACTGAGCATGGTATTCCTTATCCACTTCGGCTTTACCATCTCCACAG TGGGGATGCAAGGTGTGGACGTGTGTGCCACATGTCACATCAATGCCACGTGTGAAGAGAAGGCTGACGGCCACAAAGTCTGCAACTGCATGTATGGCTTTGTGGGAAATGGACGGACGCACTGTCAAG ATAAGGATGAGTGCCAGATTGGAGCCAATAAAATTTGTGGGAATCACACGGCCTGCCACAACACCTATGGCAGTTTCTACTGCACCTGTCTGACTGGCTACCACCCCTCCAACAACATGGCAACCTTCATTCCAAACGACGGCACCTTCTGCGATG ATATTGATGAGTGTCGGGTGCAGGGGATTTGCGGAGAGGGTGCACATTGCAGCAATGTTCAGGGTAGTTTTAACTGCCGATGCCAGGTTGGATACCGACTCGAGAATGGACAGGAACCCTTCCGGCCCAGCCATGACAAATCACACTGCACAG CTGTCGACTGTGGGCCGCCTCGAAGCGCTGGCCGCGCCATCCTGCTCTCATTCACGGGAACAAGCTACCTTAGCCAGGCTGTGTTTGGCTGTTCGGAAGGATTCCGCTGGAAGAGCGGGAACACAGCAGCAGTTTGTGGAGCTGAAAGAGTGTGGGAAGGCCCCAGCCTGGTGTGTGAAG AGATTAAGTGTGGAGATCCACCAGTGTTACCCCATGCTACCCACCAGTGGAATGGCAGCACAGCTGTGGGCACCAAGGTGGAGTATCTCTGTAATGAAGGCTTACGGCCTGTGGGTGGAGAACACACGTCAATCTGTGGAGGACGTGGTACATGGACAAATGTGACTCTCCAGTGCAAAG AGGTTGACTGTGGTGAGCCCCCCTCATTTCCCCATGCTGCTATGTTGTGGAATCAGAGCAGCAGGGTTGGTGCTCAGGTGCACTACCAGTGCTGTGCTGGATTTTACAATGCGGGGAAAGGCAATGTCTCACTGTGTACTGCTGACGGTTACTGGGATCCCGTAGATATACTCTGTCAAG AGGTTGACTGTGGTGAGCCCCCCTCATTGCCCCATGCTGCTATGTTGTGGAATCAGAGCAGCAGGGTTGGTGCTCAGGTGCACTACCAGTGCCGTGTTGGATTTTATAATGCGGGGAAAGGCAATGTCTCACTGTGTACTGCTGACGGTTACTGGGATCCCGTAGATATACTCTGTCAAG AGGTTGACTGTGGTGAGCCCCCCTCATTTCCCCATGCTGCTATGTTGTGGAATCAGAGCAGCAGGGTTGGTGCTCAGGTGCACTACCAGTGCTGTGCTGGATTTTACAATGCGGGGAAAGGCAATGTCTCACTGTGTACTACTGACGGTTACTGGGATCCCGTAGATATACTCTGCCAAG AGGTTGACTGTGGTGAGCCCCCCTCATTTCCCCATGCTGCTATGTTGTGGAATCAGAGCAGCAGGGTTGGTGCTCAGGTGCACTACCAGTGCTGTGCTGGATTTTATAATGCGGGGAAAGGCAATGTCTCACTGTGTACTGCTGACGGTTACTGGGATCCTGTAAATATACTCTGCCAAG AGGTTGACTGTGGTGAGCCCCCCTCATTGCCCCATGCTGCTATGTTGTGGAATCAGAGCAGTAGGGTTGGTGCTCAGGTGCACTACCAGTGCCGTGCTGGATTTTATAATGCAGGGAAAGGCAATGTCTCACTGTGTACTGCTGGCGGTTACTGGGATCCCGTAGATATACTCTGCCAAG AGGTTGACTGTGGTGAGCCCCCCTCATTTCCCCATGCTGCTATGTTGTGGAATCAGAGCAGCAGGGTTGGTGCTCAGGTGCACTACCAGTGCCGTGTTGGATTTTACAATGCGGGGAAAGGCAATGTCTCACTGTGTACTGCTGACGGTTACTGGGATCCCGTAGATATACTCTGCCAAG CACTGTGTGGTCCTGCTCCCCAGTTGCTCCACGCTGTGGTGGAGTGGCAAAATGGCACAGTGGCGGTACATCGTTGTCAGGATGGATACCGCAGTAGGACAGGAAGCAACATATctgtgtgtgaccatgcccagaCCTGGCACGCTGCCACCCTCATCTGCAGGG AGGTTAAGCCACCCATCAGTAAAGTGGAGGTGTTTAACGAGAGCTGCCTGCGGTGGAAGGCTGAGATGAATGGTGGAAACCAGGAACACTACACC GTTCAGTTTGTGGGATCCAGGGCTTATCAGAAGGCATTCCAGGACAAACAGATGCTGGTCTTCAAATCAGGAGCTAACAGACCTGAACTCTGTATGAACCTGCTGCCAGGAACCAACTActccataaacatcacagcaCAGACTGCAAATTTCTCACTCACCGTCTCCGCCAACACCAGTATACAAG CTCCTCCAGTCCCTCATGTCACCTTCAGAGATGTAGAAGGTTCCTGTCCTACCCTTGGACTCCACAGGACCATCCACCCACAGGATGCAATTAG TGTGTACCAGGTTTTCGTGCTGCTGCTTGAGGGGAAGGTTGTGTTTGACTGCTCCTCTCCGCGCACTCCACACTTTTACGGCTGCCGGGAGCCGTGCCAGGAGTACATAACGGCAGAGGTCCAGCTGGCTGCAACTGGAAGAAAGCTTTTCTTCACTGTGGGGGACCAGCAGTGGTATGGGGGGTACTACAATGCCCCCCTGGAGAATGGCAAAGACTACTACATAATACTGCGTGCCGTCAGTCAGTGGGCAGGG GTCAGAAAGCAGTACTGTGTAATCTGGGCAAAAGTCAAGG GTGCATCCTACATCATTGAATCAGTGACTCTCTTAACTGGGGGATCCATTGGATTGGTTGCATTCATAGTACTTCTGGGATATTCATATACCTG GTACTGTAAGAAGCAATAA
- the susd1 gene encoding sushi domain-containing protein 1 isoform X15 → MRKDRMFWSTAALSMVFLIHFGFTISTVGMQGVDVCATCHINATCEEKADGHKVCNCMYGFVGNGRTHCQDKDECQIGANKICGNHTACHNTYGSFYCTCLTGYHPSNNMATFIPNDGTFCDDIDECRVQGICGEGAHCSNVQGSFNCRCQVGYRLENGQEPFRPSHDKSHCTAVDCGPPRSAGRAILLSFTGTSYLSQAVFGCSEGFRWKSGNTAAVCGAERVWEGPSLVCEEIKCGDPPVLPHATHQWNGSTAVGTKVEYLCNEGLRPVGGEHTSICGGRGTWTNVTLQCKEVDCGEPPSFPHAAMLWNQSSRVGAQVHYQCCAGFYNAGKGNVSLCTADGYWDPVDILCQEVDCGEPPSFPHAAMLWNQSSRVGAQVHYQCCAGFYNAGKGNVSLCTADGYWDPVNILCQEVDCGEPPSLPHAAMLWNQSSRVGAQVHYQCRAGFYNAGKGNVSLCTAGGYWDPVDILCQEVDCGEPPSFPHAAMLWNQSSRVGAQVHYQCRVGFYNAGKGNVSLCTADGYWDPVDILCQALCGPAPQLLHAVVEWQNGTVAVHRCQDGYRSRTGSNISVCDHAQTWHAATLICREVKPPISKVEVFNESCLRWKAEMNGGNQEHYTVQFVGSRAYQKAFQDKQMLVFKSGANRPELCMNLLPGTNYSINITAQTANFSLTVSANTSIQAPPVPHVTFRDVEGSCPTLGLHRTIHPQDAISVYQVFVLLLEGKVVFDCSSPRTPHFYGCREPCQEYITAEVQLAATGRKLFFTVGDQQWYGGYYNAPLENGKDYYIILRAVSQWAGVRKQYCVIWAKVKGASYIIESVTLLTGGSIGLVAFIVLLGYSYTWYCKKQ, encoded by the exons ATGAGGAAGGACAGAATGTTCTGGAGCACAGCAGCACTGAGCATGGTATTCCTTATCCACTTCGGCTTTACCATCTCCACAG TGGGGATGCAAGGTGTGGACGTGTGTGCCACATGTCACATCAATGCCACGTGTGAAGAGAAGGCTGACGGCCACAAAGTCTGCAACTGCATGTATGGCTTTGTGGGAAATGGACGGACGCACTGTCAAG ATAAGGATGAGTGCCAGATTGGAGCCAATAAAATTTGTGGGAATCACACGGCCTGCCACAACACCTATGGCAGTTTCTACTGCACCTGTCTGACTGGCTACCACCCCTCCAACAACATGGCAACCTTCATTCCAAACGACGGCACCTTCTGCGATG ATATTGATGAGTGTCGGGTGCAGGGGATTTGCGGAGAGGGTGCACATTGCAGCAATGTTCAGGGTAGTTTTAACTGCCGATGCCAGGTTGGATACCGACTCGAGAATGGACAGGAACCCTTCCGGCCCAGCCATGACAAATCACACTGCACAG CTGTCGACTGTGGGCCGCCTCGAAGCGCTGGCCGCGCCATCCTGCTCTCATTCACGGGAACAAGCTACCTTAGCCAGGCTGTGTTTGGCTGTTCGGAAGGATTCCGCTGGAAGAGCGGGAACACAGCAGCAGTTTGTGGAGCTGAAAGAGTGTGGGAAGGCCCCAGCCTGGTGTGTGAAG AGATTAAGTGTGGAGATCCACCAGTGTTACCCCATGCTACCCACCAGTGGAATGGCAGCACAGCTGTGGGCACCAAGGTGGAGTATCTCTGTAATGAAGGCTTACGGCCTGTGGGTGGAGAACACACGTCAATCTGTGGAGGACGTGGTACATGGACAAATGTGACTCTCCAGTGCAAAG AGGTTGACTGTGGTGAGCCCCCCTCATTTCCCCATGCTGCTATGTTGTGGAATCAGAGCAGCAGGGTTGGTGCTCAGGTGCACTACCAGTGCTGTGCTGGATTTTACAATGCGGGGAAAGGCAATGTCTCACTGTGTACTGCTGACGGTTACTGGGATCCCGTAGATATACTCTGTCAAG AGGTTGACTGTGGTGAGCCCCCCTCATTTCCCCATGCTGCTATGTTGTGGAATCAGAGCAGCAGGGTTGGTGCTCAGGTGCACTACCAGTGCTGTGCTGGATTTTATAATGCGGGGAAAGGCAATGTCTCACTGTGTACTGCTGACGGTTACTGGGATCCTGTAAATATACTCTGCCAAG AGGTTGACTGTGGTGAGCCCCCCTCATTGCCCCATGCTGCTATGTTGTGGAATCAGAGCAGTAGGGTTGGTGCTCAGGTGCACTACCAGTGCCGTGCTGGATTTTATAATGCAGGGAAAGGCAATGTCTCACTGTGTACTGCTGGCGGTTACTGGGATCCCGTAGATATACTCTGCCAAG AGGTTGACTGTGGTGAGCCCCCCTCATTTCCCCATGCTGCTATGTTGTGGAATCAGAGCAGCAGGGTTGGTGCTCAGGTGCACTACCAGTGCCGTGTTGGATTTTACAATGCGGGGAAAGGCAATGTCTCACTGTGTACTGCTGACGGTTACTGGGATCCCGTAGATATACTCTGCCAAG CACTGTGTGGTCCTGCTCCCCAGTTGCTCCACGCTGTGGTGGAGTGGCAAAATGGCACAGTGGCGGTACATCGTTGTCAGGATGGATACCGCAGTAGGACAGGAAGCAACATATctgtgtgtgaccatgcccagaCCTGGCACGCTGCCACCCTCATCTGCAGGG AGGTTAAGCCACCCATCAGTAAAGTGGAGGTGTTTAACGAGAGCTGCCTGCGGTGGAAGGCTGAGATGAATGGTGGAAACCAGGAACACTACACC GTTCAGTTTGTGGGATCCAGGGCTTATCAGAAGGCATTCCAGGACAAACAGATGCTGGTCTTCAAATCAGGAGCTAACAGACCTGAACTCTGTATGAACCTGCTGCCAGGAACCAACTActccataaacatcacagcaCAGACTGCAAATTTCTCACTCACCGTCTCCGCCAACACCAGTATACAAG CTCCTCCAGTCCCTCATGTCACCTTCAGAGATGTAGAAGGTTCCTGTCCTACCCTTGGACTCCACAGGACCATCCACCCACAGGATGCAATTAG TGTGTACCAGGTTTTCGTGCTGCTGCTTGAGGGGAAGGTTGTGTTTGACTGCTCCTCTCCGCGCACTCCACACTTTTACGGCTGCCGGGAGCCGTGCCAGGAGTACATAACGGCAGAGGTCCAGCTGGCTGCAACTGGAAGAAAGCTTTTCTTCACTGTGGGGGACCAGCAGTGGTATGGGGGGTACTACAATGCCCCCCTGGAGAATGGCAAAGACTACTACATAATACTGCGTGCCGTCAGTCAGTGGGCAGGG GTCAGAAAGCAGTACTGTGTAATCTGGGCAAAAGTCAAGG GTGCATCCTACATCATTGAATCAGTGACTCTCTTAACTGGGGGATCCATTGGATTGGTTGCATTCATAGTACTTCTGGGATATTCATATACCTG GTACTGTAAGAAGCAATAA
- the susd1 gene encoding sushi domain-containing protein 1 isoform X32 produces the protein MRKDRMFWSTAALSMVFLIHFGFTISTVGMQGVDVCATCHINATCEEKADGHKVCNCMYGFVGNGRTHCQDKDECQIGANKICGNHTACHNTYGSFYCTCLTGYHPSNNMATFIPNDGTFCDDIDECRVQGICGEGAHCSNVQGSFNCRCQVGYRLENGQEPFRPSHDKSHCTAVDCGPPRSAGRAILLSFTGTSYLSQAVFGCSEGFRWKSGNTAAVCGAERVWEGPSLVCEEIKCGDPPVLPHATHQWNGSTAVGTKVEYLCNEGLRPVGGEHTSICGGRGTWTNVTLQCKEVDCGEPPSFPHAAMLWNQSSRVGAQVHYQCRAGFYNAGKGNVSLCTAGGYWDPVDILCQEVDCGEPPSFPHAAMLWNQSSRVGAQVHYQCRVGFYNAGKGNVSLCTADGYWDPVDILCQALCGPAPQLLHAVVEWQNGTVAVHRCQDGYRSRTGSNISVCDHAQTWHAATLICREVKPPISKVEVFNESCLRWKAEMNGGNQEHYTVQFVGSRAYQKAFQDKQMLVFKSGANRPELCMNLLPGTNYSINITAQTANFSLTVSANTSIQAPPVPHVTFRDVEGSCPTLGLHRTIHPQDAISVYQVFVLLLEGKVVFDCSSPRTPHFYGCREPCQEYITAEVQLAATGRKLFFTVGDQQWYGGYYNAPLENGKDYYIILRAVSQWAGVRKQYCVIWAKVKGASYIIESVTLLTGGSIGLVAFIVLLGYSYTWYCKKQ, from the exons ATGAGGAAGGACAGAATGTTCTGGAGCACAGCAGCACTGAGCATGGTATTCCTTATCCACTTCGGCTTTACCATCTCCACAG TGGGGATGCAAGGTGTGGACGTGTGTGCCACATGTCACATCAATGCCACGTGTGAAGAGAAGGCTGACGGCCACAAAGTCTGCAACTGCATGTATGGCTTTGTGGGAAATGGACGGACGCACTGTCAAG ATAAGGATGAGTGCCAGATTGGAGCCAATAAAATTTGTGGGAATCACACGGCCTGCCACAACACCTATGGCAGTTTCTACTGCACCTGTCTGACTGGCTACCACCCCTCCAACAACATGGCAACCTTCATTCCAAACGACGGCACCTTCTGCGATG ATATTGATGAGTGTCGGGTGCAGGGGATTTGCGGAGAGGGTGCACATTGCAGCAATGTTCAGGGTAGTTTTAACTGCCGATGCCAGGTTGGATACCGACTCGAGAATGGACAGGAACCCTTCCGGCCCAGCCATGACAAATCACACTGCACAG CTGTCGACTGTGGGCCGCCTCGAAGCGCTGGCCGCGCCATCCTGCTCTCATTCACGGGAACAAGCTACCTTAGCCAGGCTGTGTTTGGCTGTTCGGAAGGATTCCGCTGGAAGAGCGGGAACACAGCAGCAGTTTGTGGAGCTGAAAGAGTGTGGGAAGGCCCCAGCCTGGTGTGTGAAG AGATTAAGTGTGGAGATCCACCAGTGTTACCCCATGCTACCCACCAGTGGAATGGCAGCACAGCTGTGGGCACCAAGGTGGAGTATCTCTGTAATGAAGGCTTACGGCCTGTGGGTGGAGAACACACGTCAATCTGTGGAGGACGTGGTACATGGACAAATGTGACTCTCCAGTGCAAAG AGGTTGACTGTGGTGAGCCCCCCTCATTTCCCCATGCTGCTATGTTGTGGAATCAGAGCAGCAGGGTTGGTGCTCAG GTGCACTACCAGTGCCGTGCTGGATTTTATAATGCAGGGAAAGGCAATGTCTCACTGTGTACTGCTGGCGGTTACTGGGATCCCGTAGATATACTCTGCCAAG AGGTTGACTGTGGTGAGCCCCCCTCATTTCCCCATGCTGCTATGTTGTGGAATCAGAGCAGCAGGGTTGGTGCTCAGGTGCACTACCAGTGCCGTGTTGGATTTTACAATGCGGGGAAAGGCAATGTCTCACTGTGTACTGCTGACGGTTACTGGGATCCCGTAGATATACTCTGCCAAG CACTGTGTGGTCCTGCTCCCCAGTTGCTCCACGCTGTGGTGGAGTGGCAAAATGGCACAGTGGCGGTACATCGTTGTCAGGATGGATACCGCAGTAGGACAGGAAGCAACATATctgtgtgtgaccatgcccagaCCTGGCACGCTGCCACCCTCATCTGCAGGG AGGTTAAGCCACCCATCAGTAAAGTGGAGGTGTTTAACGAGAGCTGCCTGCGGTGGAAGGCTGAGATGAATGGTGGAAACCAGGAACACTACACC GTTCAGTTTGTGGGATCCAGGGCTTATCAGAAGGCATTCCAGGACAAACAGATGCTGGTCTTCAAATCAGGAGCTAACAGACCTGAACTCTGTATGAACCTGCTGCCAGGAACCAACTActccataaacatcacagcaCAGACTGCAAATTTCTCACTCACCGTCTCCGCCAACACCAGTATACAAG CTCCTCCAGTCCCTCATGTCACCTTCAGAGATGTAGAAGGTTCCTGTCCTACCCTTGGACTCCACAGGACCATCCACCCACAGGATGCAATTAG TGTGTACCAGGTTTTCGTGCTGCTGCTTGAGGGGAAGGTTGTGTTTGACTGCTCCTCTCCGCGCACTCCACACTTTTACGGCTGCCGGGAGCCGTGCCAGGAGTACATAACGGCAGAGGTCCAGCTGGCTGCAACTGGAAGAAAGCTTTTCTTCACTGTGGGGGACCAGCAGTGGTATGGGGGGTACTACAATGCCCCCCTGGAGAATGGCAAAGACTACTACATAATACTGCGTGCCGTCAGTCAGTGGGCAGGG GTCAGAAAGCAGTACTGTGTAATCTGGGCAAAAGTCAAGG GTGCATCCTACATCATTGAATCAGTGACTCTCTTAACTGGGGGATCCATTGGATTGGTTGCATTCATAGTACTTCTGGGATATTCATATACCTG GTACTGTAAGAAGCAATAA
- the susd1 gene encoding sushi domain-containing protein 1 isoform X3 has protein sequence MRKDRMFWSTAALSMVFLIHFGFTISTVGMQGVDVCATCHINATCEEKADGHKVCNCMYGFVGNGRTHCQDKDECQIGANKICGNHTACHNTYGSFYCTCLTGYHPSNNMATFIPNDGTFCDDIDECRVQGICGEGAHCSNVQGSFNCRCQVGYRLENGQEPFRPSHDKSHCTAVDCGPPRSAGRAILLSFTGTSYLSQAVFGCSEGFRWKSGNTAAVCGAERVWEGPSLVCEEIKCGDPPVLPHATHQWNGSTAVGTKVEYLCNEGLRPVGGEHTSICGGRGTWTNVTLQCKEVDCGEPPSFPHAAMLWNQSSRVGAQVHYQCCAGFYNAGKGNVSLCTADGYWDPVDILCQEVDCGEPPSLPHAAMLWNQSSRVGAQVHYQCRVGFYNAGKGNVSLCTADGYWDPVDILCQEVDCGEPPSFPHAAMLWNQSSRVGAQVHYQCCAGFYNAGKGNVSLCTTDGYWDPVDILCQEVDCGEPPSLPHAAMLWNQSSRVGAQVHYQCRAGFYNAGKGNVSLCTAGGYWDPVDILCQEVDCGEPPSFPHAAMLWNQSSRVGAQVHYQCRVGFYNAGKGNVSLCTADGYWDPVDILCQALCGPAPQLLHAVVEWQNGTVAVHRCQDGYRSRTGSNISVCDHAQTWHAATLICREVKPPISKVEVFNESCLRWKAEMNGGNQEHYTVQFVGSRAYQKAFQDKQMLVFKSGANRPELCMNLLPGTNYSINITAQTANFSLTVSANTSIQAPPVPHVTFRDVEGSCPTLGLHRTIHPQDAISVYQVFVLLLEGKVVFDCSSPRTPHFYGCREPCQEYITAEVQLAATGRKLFFTVGDQQWYGGYYNAPLENGKDYYIILRAVSQWAGVRKQYCVIWAKVKGASYIIESVTLLTGGSIGLVAFIVLLGYSYTWYCKKQ, from the exons ATGAGGAAGGACAGAATGTTCTGGAGCACAGCAGCACTGAGCATGGTATTCCTTATCCACTTCGGCTTTACCATCTCCACAG TGGGGATGCAAGGTGTGGACGTGTGTGCCACATGTCACATCAATGCCACGTGTGAAGAGAAGGCTGACGGCCACAAAGTCTGCAACTGCATGTATGGCTTTGTGGGAAATGGACGGACGCACTGTCAAG ATAAGGATGAGTGCCAGATTGGAGCCAATAAAATTTGTGGGAATCACACGGCCTGCCACAACACCTATGGCAGTTTCTACTGCACCTGTCTGACTGGCTACCACCCCTCCAACAACATGGCAACCTTCATTCCAAACGACGGCACCTTCTGCGATG ATATTGATGAGTGTCGGGTGCAGGGGATTTGCGGAGAGGGTGCACATTGCAGCAATGTTCAGGGTAGTTTTAACTGCCGATGCCAGGTTGGATACCGACTCGAGAATGGACAGGAACCCTTCCGGCCCAGCCATGACAAATCACACTGCACAG CTGTCGACTGTGGGCCGCCTCGAAGCGCTGGCCGCGCCATCCTGCTCTCATTCACGGGAACAAGCTACCTTAGCCAGGCTGTGTTTGGCTGTTCGGAAGGATTCCGCTGGAAGAGCGGGAACACAGCAGCAGTTTGTGGAGCTGAAAGAGTGTGGGAAGGCCCCAGCCTGGTGTGTGAAG AGATTAAGTGTGGAGATCCACCAGTGTTACCCCATGCTACCCACCAGTGGAATGGCAGCACAGCTGTGGGCACCAAGGTGGAGTATCTCTGTAATGAAGGCTTACGGCCTGTGGGTGGAGAACACACGTCAATCTGTGGAGGACGTGGTACATGGACAAATGTGACTCTCCAGTGCAAAG AGGTTGACTGTGGTGAGCCCCCCTCATTTCCCCATGCTGCTATGTTGTGGAATCAGAGCAGCAGGGTTGGTGCTCAGGTGCACTACCAGTGCTGTGCTGGATTTTACAATGCGGGGAAAGGCAATGTCTCACTGTGTACTGCTGACGGTTACTGGGATCCCGTAGATATACTCTGTCAAG AGGTTGACTGTGGTGAGCCCCCCTCATTGCCCCATGCTGCTATGTTGTGGAATCAGAGCAGCAGGGTTGGTGCTCAGGTGCACTACCAGTGCCGTGTTGGATTTTATAATGCGGGGAAAGGCAATGTCTCACTGTGTACTGCTGACGGTTACTGGGATCCCGTAGATATACTCTGTCAAG AGGTTGACTGTGGTGAGCCCCCCTCATTTCCCCATGCTGCTATGTTGTGGAATCAGAGCAGCAGGGTTGGTGCTCAGGTGCACTACCAGTGCTGTGCTGGATTTTACAATGCGGGGAAAGGCAATGTCTCACTGTGTACTACTGACGGTTACTGGGATCCCGTAGATATACTCTGCCAAG AGGTTGACTGTGGTGAGCCCCCCTCATTGCCCCATGCTGCTATGTTGTGGAATCAGAGCAGTAGGGTTGGTGCTCAGGTGCACTACCAGTGCCGTGCTGGATTTTATAATGCAGGGAAAGGCAATGTCTCACTGTGTACTGCTGGCGGTTACTGGGATCCCGTAGATATACTCTGCCAAG AGGTTGACTGTGGTGAGCCCCCCTCATTTCCCCATGCTGCTATGTTGTGGAATCAGAGCAGCAGGGTTGGTGCTCAGGTGCACTACCAGTGCCGTGTTGGATTTTACAATGCGGGGAAAGGCAATGTCTCACTGTGTACTGCTGACGGTTACTGGGATCCCGTAGATATACTCTGCCAAG CACTGTGTGGTCCTGCTCCCCAGTTGCTCCACGCTGTGGTGGAGTGGCAAAATGGCACAGTGGCGGTACATCGTTGTCAGGATGGATACCGCAGTAGGACAGGAAGCAACATATctgtgtgtgaccatgcccagaCCTGGCACGCTGCCACCCTCATCTGCAGGG AGGTTAAGCCACCCATCAGTAAAGTGGAGGTGTTTAACGAGAGCTGCCTGCGGTGGAAGGCTGAGATGAATGGTGGAAACCAGGAACACTACACC GTTCAGTTTGTGGGATCCAGGGCTTATCAGAAGGCATTCCAGGACAAACAGATGCTGGTCTTCAAATCAGGAGCTAACAGACCTGAACTCTGTATGAACCTGCTGCCAGGAACCAACTActccataaacatcacagcaCAGACTGCAAATTTCTCACTCACCGTCTCCGCCAACACCAGTATACAAG CTCCTCCAGTCCCTCATGTCACCTTCAGAGATGTAGAAGGTTCCTGTCCTACCCTTGGACTCCACAGGACCATCCACCCACAGGATGCAATTAG TGTGTACCAGGTTTTCGTGCTGCTGCTTGAGGGGAAGGTTGTGTTTGACTGCTCCTCTCCGCGCACTCCACACTTTTACGGCTGCCGGGAGCCGTGCCAGGAGTACATAACGGCAGAGGTCCAGCTGGCTGCAACTGGAAGAAAGCTTTTCTTCACTGTGGGGGACCAGCAGTGGTATGGGGGGTACTACAATGCCCCCCTGGAGAATGGCAAAGACTACTACATAATACTGCGTGCCGTCAGTCAGTGGGCAGGG GTCAGAAAGCAGTACTGTGTAATCTGGGCAAAAGTCAAGG GTGCATCCTACATCATTGAATCAGTGACTCTCTTAACTGGGGGATCCATTGGATTGGTTGCATTCATAGTACTTCTGGGATATTCATATACCTG GTACTGTAAGAAGCAATAA